In Patagioenas fasciata isolate bPatFas1 chromosome 11, bPatFas1.hap1, whole genome shotgun sequence, the following proteins share a genomic window:
- the YIPF6 gene encoding protein YIPF6 translates to MAAAEGSGAGGAAGPLFAGLADVSISEDIPVEGEITVPVGSHSPEDDFSTLDEPVKDTIMRDLKAVGKKFVHVMYPKKSSALLRDWDLWGPLVLCVSLALMLQGGAADSKDDGGPQFAEVFVIIWFGAVVITLNSKLLGGTISFFQSLCVLGYCVLPLTVAMLVCRLVLLAGAGTVSFIIRLIVVVAMFAWSTLASTAFLADSQPPNRKALVVYPIFLFYFVISWMILTFTPQ, encoded by the exons atggcggcggcggaggggagcggggcgggcggcgccgcGGGGCCGCTG TTTGCAGGTCTGGCGGATGTGTCGATATCGGAAGACATTCCCGTGGAGGGGGAGATCACGGTTCCTGTGGGATCGCACTCTCCTGAAGATGATTTCTCCACGCTGGATGAGCCCGTTAAGGACACTATT ATGAGAGATCTGAAGGCTGTTGGGAAGAAATTTGTCCACGTCATGTACCCGAAGAAGAGCAGCGCGCTCCTCAGAGACT GGGATCTCTGGGGCCCTTTGGTGCTTTGTGTCTCCCTTGCACT GATGCTGCAGGGGGGTGCAGCAGACAGCAAAGACGACGGAGGGCCCCAGTTTGCCGAGGTCTTTGTCATCATCTGGTTTGGTGCCGTTGTCATCACACTGAACTCAAAGCTTCTCGGAGGAACTAT CTCGTTCTTCCAGAGCCTGTGTGTGCTGGGTTACTGCGTGCTGCCCCTGACCGTGGCCATGCTGGTgtgcaggctggtgctgctggccgGCGCCGGCACCGTCAGCTTCATCATCCGGCTCATTGTCGTAGTCGCCATGTTCGCCTGGTCAACGTTAG CATCCACAGCGTTCCTGGCAGACAGTCAGCCCCCGAACCGCAAAGCCCTGGTCGTGTACCCCATCTTCCTCTTCTACTTCGTCATCAGCTGGATGATCCTCACCTTCACACCCCAGTGA